The following proteins come from a genomic window of Candidatus Thiodiazotropha sp. CDECU1:
- a CDS encoding copper resistance protein B, with the protein MGIKQITALMAIGFSTTLYAGGADDPLLYKVMIDKLEIRYTDGPDPLVLDADAWIGRDLNKFWFKTEVERVDGETEEAEVQFLYSRAVAPFWDFQIGWRRDIKPEPERDFLALALKGLAPYLFEVDASLFFGESGQVSARLDAEYEYMFSQRVFLSPEIEMNLYSKDDEEVGIGSGLSDISLGLRLHYAVWKEFAPYIGINWTKQFGQTADFTKEEGEDTSDTQVVAGIRAWF; encoded by the coding sequence ATGGGTATTAAACAAATAACTGCGTTGATGGCGATCGGATTTAGCACCACGCTCTACGCCGGCGGCGCGGACGATCCGCTGCTGTATAAGGTGATGATCGACAAACTGGAGATCAGGTACACGGATGGTCCAGACCCGTTGGTCCTGGATGCCGATGCCTGGATCGGCAGAGACCTCAACAAGTTCTGGTTCAAGACCGAAGTGGAGCGAGTGGATGGGGAGACAGAAGAGGCGGAGGTACAGTTCCTCTACAGTCGTGCTGTCGCCCCCTTTTGGGACTTCCAGATCGGCTGGCGCCGTGACATCAAACCGGAGCCGGAGCGGGATTTCCTGGCACTCGCTCTCAAAGGTTTGGCGCCCTATCTTTTTGAAGTGGATGCCAGCCTCTTCTTTGGTGAATCGGGCCAGGTGAGCGCCCGGCTCGATGCGGAGTATGAATACATGTTCTCCCAAAGGGTATTCCTCTCACCCGAAATCGAGATGAACCTCTACAGTAAGGATGATGAGGAGGTCGGCATCGGTTCCGGCCTCTCCGACATCTCGCTGGGGCTGCGGCTTCACTACGCGGTGTGGAAGGAGTTCGCACCCTACATCGGAATCAACTGGACAAAGCAGTTCGGTCAAACCGCCGATTTCACCAAGGAGGAGGGTGAAGATACCAGTGACACGCAAGTGGTTGCCGGGATCAGGGCCTGGTTTTGA